CGCAAGAAATGGGGTTTTGTGTGGAGTCGCGGTCGGCTCTTCAGATTTCCAAAACGGTGGCTGCTGTTGTTGCGACGCGTCGAAAGGGCTGTTCTTCCACTCTTGCTGCGAACGAAGCGAGTTCGCGAAGGGGTCAGGTGCTTGTCCTTGAGGGTCAGTCCGAGGCAACGCCGGTTGCTGTTGAACTGGTTGGGCGGGGGCAAACGGGTCAGTGCTGGAGCTCTGTTGTGAACGTGACGGACTCGGTTGGCGGTTGTTCAGGTGAGGTGGACCAAGTGGTAGACCAACTGGTGAACTGAGTGATGAGTCTTGATTCCGACGGGTCGCCTGAAACTGTCGTTCTCGCTCATGGAACTTGTTCTCAATCTCCGCAAGCCGTTGTCGGAGTTGGGTGATCTTCTCTCTCAGAAGTGCCTGCTCGGTTTCCCACAGCGATTCATCGAACTCGGCGATTTCGCGATGAATGTTTCTCGCTGAGGCGTTGTTGCCCGAATCTGGGTAGGATTGCAGGTTCGGGGCCGAGAAACCTGACGGGGCTGCTGGAGGTGTTGCCTGAGTGAGCTGAGTGGCCTCAAAAGCGGGTTGCGGAGTAATCACCTGTTTGGCAGCGGGACTTGTGTATCGCTCGACTAGGGTTGCTGGAGGTTCCGCATTGAGTTGGCCGTCGTCTCGCAAGTTCAGCGCGAGGATAGCTCCGACCAAGCAGAGGAGAATTGAGACGGCTGAAGCTGTGGGCGAAAACCGCCGCTTCGATGTGTTTGAGTTCGTGGCTTGCATGTTCGCTAGTCCTGAGGGCTGGGGAGTGGTTCGGGCAATTTGAATTGAGGCACGGTTTTGTTTTCAGCGTCGGGTTCATTCAGGAGGGTTTCGACACGGCTGAGTTCCCCCTCCAGTTCTTGAATCTCGCTGAGAATTGCCGACATCGAGAGTTCGCTTTCATCGGGCAGAAGCTCCGGTGCTGCGAGCGGTTTCGTCTCGATGTTGGGTAAGCCGTCGAGTGTCGCAGCAGCTTTGGTTTGCTCAAGTTGCGCGGAAGATGGAGATTCGGAGTTCGGCCCGAAGGACCCTGCCACAACGATGATCGCTGTAAGTGCCAAGATCGAACCACCTGCCCAGTACAGCAGTCGCCGATTTCGATTCGGCGATCGTTGCAGGAATTTGGGGAGCGGACTTTGATCGGGTTGTTGAAGATGCGCTAAGCACTGTTCGAAAAGCTCTGCGACTTCTTGAGCAGTTTGGAATCGATCGTCAGGATCTTTTGCGTGCAGACGATCGATGAGTCGAATCAGCCAGACGGGAGTCTCCGGCCGAACTTGCTGGATGGGTCTGGGTGTTTCATCTGTGATTTTTCTCAGAATTGCATAGCTTGTTTCGCTTCGAAACGGCGGTCGTCCGGTGCAAAGAGTGAAGAGAACGCTTCCGAGGCTGAACAGATCGCTGCGCTGATCGACACGTTCTCCACGAGCTTGTTCGGGTGACATGTATTGAGGTGTCCCAGCTAGAACTCCAGTGCGTGTCATGCTGGCGTCGTCTGCTGCCCGAGCCAGGCCGAAGTCCGTGAGGATGATTCGGTCAACGTCGGGCTCCATCAGAATGTTGGCCGGTTTCACATCTCTGTGAACCAGTCCTTGAGCGTGAGCAGCTGCGAGTCCGCGACAGACTTGCAGGCCAATGCGAACTATCGCTTCGATCGGGAGTGGACCTGCATGGTCGATACGGCGTTGGAGTGACTCCCCTGCGACATAGGGCATGACCAGAAAGGGCAATCCATTTGATTCAGAAACTCTGTGGATCGAAACGACGTTGGGGTGAACAACCGAAGCAGTCGCTTGTCCTTCTCGCGAAAACCGGGCACGT
The sequence above is drawn from the Thalassoglobus sp. JC818 genome and encodes:
- a CDS encoding serine/threonine-protein kinase — its product is MSDAKQACSPAQLTAFLNDELLETDQGTFLKHLDSCPSCQKQLDEQSADQQWWHDTSSFLSDDIFDSELKESLPSPPTRFHNDPVLHSAIPGVLDALQPSDDPRMLGRFGGYEVVGVVGCGGMGVVLKGYEPALNRYVAIKVLAPHLAMSGAARARFSREGQATASVVHPNVVSIHRVSESNGLPFLVMPYVAGESLQRRIDHAGPLPIEAIVRIGLQVCRGLAAAHAQGLVHRDVKPANILMEPDVDRIILTDFGLARAADDASMTRTGVLAGTPQYMSPEQARGERVDQRSDLFSLGSVLFTLCTGRPPFRSETSYAILRKITDETPRPIQQVRPETPVWLIRLIDRLHAKDPDDRFQTAQEVAELFEQCLAHLQQPDQSPLPKFLQRSPNRNRRLLYWAGGSILALTAIIVVAGSFGPNSESPSSAQLEQTKAAATLDGLPNIETKPLAAPELLPDESELSMSAILSEIQELEGELSRVETLLNEPDAENKTVPQFKLPEPLPSPQD